In Microvenator marinus, one genomic interval encodes:
- a CDS encoding Gfo/Idh/MocA family protein, translated as MARLRVGIVGAGSIADLHAKGYEHDNRAEIVAVCERDEDLAIRRALDWGARNYYTSFEEMLQNPNIDAIEIITPNHLHARQAIAALRAGKHVSVERPIATTIEEADAVIAAAQQSGKILQVFEPCLFYKPLLDARNLIDANEIGKPTSLRIGATIGKSVSGTWSFDAKDADAWRFNPELVGGSPMLYDIGYQSICISLFLIGSIEKIDVWQGHTKINEQFTLDAPTVAMWKHFQQECFGTLNYVYAPERKMRTPYHPIEFRITITGTRGEIDIIRNSDPTQMEAPVELRRDSRKVFYGQKNTAFEDSFHRATRNFVSACLGEEEPLLKGAEAKQLLILTLAYQEAFRRGRTVSLQQG; from the coding sequence ATGGCTCGATTGAGAGTGGGAATTGTCGGAGCTGGTAGCATCGCAGACCTTCATGCGAAGGGATACGAACATGATAACCGCGCTGAAATCGTCGCAGTTTGCGAACGTGATGAAGACCTAGCCATCCGGCGTGCGCTGGATTGGGGTGCTCGAAACTATTACACGAGTTTCGAGGAGATGCTTCAGAACCCCAACATTGATGCCATCGAGATCATCACGCCAAATCATCTGCACGCTCGGCAAGCCATCGCGGCCCTTCGCGCAGGCAAGCACGTCTCGGTAGAGCGCCCGATTGCCACCACGATTGAAGAAGCCGATGCCGTCATTGCAGCTGCTCAACAATCAGGCAAAATCCTTCAGGTGTTTGAGCCTTGTCTCTTCTACAAGCCGCTCCTCGATGCCAGAAATCTCATCGATGCCAACGAGATTGGAAAGCCCACAAGCTTAAGAATTGGCGCCACCATCGGTAAATCCGTTAGTGGTACCTGGTCGTTCGACGCCAAGGATGCCGACGCGTGGAGATTCAATCCAGAATTGGTTGGTGGCTCGCCGATGCTCTACGATATTGGCTATCAATCCATCTGTATTTCGCTCTTCTTGATCGGCTCGATTGAGAAAATCGACGTCTGGCAAGGCCATACCAAGATCAACGAGCAGTTCACCCTGGATGCGCCGACCGTGGCCATGTGGAAGCACTTCCAACAAGAATGCTTCGGCACCCTCAACTACGTCTATGCGCCTGAACGCAAGATGCGAACGCCGTATCACCCGATCGAATTCCGAATCACGATCACCGGAACACGCGGGGAGATCGATATCATTCGGAATTCCGACCCCACACAAATGGAGGCCCCGGTCGAACTTCGCCGCGACTCCCGAAAAGTGTTTTACGGCCAAAAGAATACCGCCTTCGAGGACTCCTTCCATCGCGCGACACGCAACTTTGTAAGCGCATGCCTTGGAGAAGAAGAGCCTTTGCTCAAGGGCGCAGAAGCCAAACAGCTACTTATTCTCACGCTCGCTTATCAAGAGGCATTTAGGCGCGGGAGAACCGTTTCGCTGCAGCAAGGTTAA
- a CDS encoding leucyl aminopeptidase, producing the protein MNITKSTESFPEIVTDLLVVPVGSDLKSKTLDQIKESSGQDVLELAKQERFKGKAGQSFLMRGLQGLQAPRLLLVGLGDGNGELDDVLLAGATAARKAKEIFALRLSVLAAGFDTHTVEHLAIGTRLGAYIFDRHISKSEDSFPGFEGISFQGDFDNAVLERANHIADGIIIARDLFNETPNILTPAVMADKARTIATSFGLDCTIFDETELVKRGFNLITAVGQGSENPPRLIHLTYKPAGEVKKRLAFVGKGVTFDTGGYNLKPGNSMLGMHGDMGGAAAVLGAAHAIGQLKPEGVEIHFVVPTAENSISGRAMRPQDIIKGYGGKTVEIHNTDAEGRLILADALAYIQEFKPDTIIDLATLTGACVVALGEYTAGLFTNDEELASSILNAGATSGEHFWRMPLTKKLAKGLDTHTADMKNIGPRWGGAITAALFLKNFVNMDSWAHLDIAGPAWAEAETPLSPPGGTGFGVATLVNLVKGA; encoded by the coding sequence ATGAACATCACCAAATCCACTGAAAGTTTCCCTGAGATCGTCACCGACCTACTCGTCGTCCCTGTCGGATCCGACCTCAAGAGCAAAACCCTCGACCAAATCAAGGAGTCGAGCGGCCAAGACGTGCTGGAGCTCGCCAAACAAGAGCGATTCAAAGGCAAAGCTGGCCAATCCTTCTTGATGCGCGGACTTCAGGGACTCCAAGCCCCGAGACTGCTCCTCGTTGGCCTCGGGGATGGAAACGGCGAACTCGACGATGTTCTGCTCGCTGGCGCTACCGCCGCGCGCAAAGCAAAGGAAATTTTCGCTCTGCGACTCAGCGTTTTGGCCGCTGGCTTCGACACCCACACCGTTGAACATCTGGCTATCGGAACACGGCTCGGCGCCTACATCTTCGACCGACACATCTCCAAATCTGAGGATTCTTTCCCAGGGTTTGAAGGGATCAGTTTCCAAGGCGATTTTGATAATGCCGTGCTTGAAAGGGCCAATCATATCGCGGACGGAATCATCATCGCGAGAGACCTCTTCAACGAGACTCCAAATATCCTCACACCGGCAGTCATGGCGGACAAGGCGCGAACTATCGCCACGTCCTTCGGGCTCGACTGTACGATCTTTGACGAAACCGAACTGGTCAAACGCGGGTTCAACCTGATTACCGCTGTGGGCCAAGGCAGTGAGAATCCACCGCGACTCATCCACCTCACGTACAAGCCGGCCGGCGAGGTCAAGAAGCGCTTGGCTTTTGTGGGTAAAGGGGTGACGTTTGATACGGGTGGATACAACCTGAAGCCGGGTAACTCCATGCTTGGTATGCACGGAGATATGGGCGGAGCTGCTGCCGTGCTCGGCGCGGCGCATGCCATTGGGCAGCTCAAGCCCGAAGGAGTTGAAATCCACTTTGTGGTTCCTACCGCTGAAAACTCCATCAGCGGACGCGCAATGCGACCTCAGGACATCATCAAGGGATACGGCGGCAAAACGGTTGAGATTCATAATACGGACGCTGAGGGCCGACTCATCCTCGCTGACGCTCTCGCGTATATCCAAGAGTTCAAGCCTGACACCATCATCGACCTTGCGACTTTGACAGGCGCTTGTGTGGTGGCCCTTGGCGAATACACCGCCGGACTCTTTACGAACGACGAGGAGCTCGCGTCATCGATCCTAAACGCTGGCGCAACCTCGGGCGAACATTTTTGGCGCATGCCGCTGACGAAGAAGCTCGCAAAGGGGCTCGACACCCACACCGCCGATATGAAAAATATCGGTCCTCGGTGGGGCGGTGCGATTACTGCCGCGCTTTTCCTCAAGAATTTCGTCAACATGGACTCTTGGGCGCATCTCGACATTGCTGGACCCGCATGGGCGGAGGCAGAGACCCCACTGAGCCCCCCAGGTGGCACGGGGTTTGGCGTGGCAACGCTCGTGAACCTCGTCAAAGGCGCCTAG
- a CDS encoding ABC transporter permease gives MATQDRNLGVAHLLMTLIGVQLKMSFRARKTWALAVVQLLPVIGAFIYVIFENVDGMTMFTGITEKVTLTFLVPLAAIFFGGPAIVDEMEGRTLTYLTLRPLPKPMILIGKVAAGSIIACVLTIIPVVALFGICATQADPAELMGAFGKAAGAVVIGTIAYTTIFAALGAAFASTLLASIVYFVVFEMVLATLPILELLSVRYYMRTFGGFSATDRLGMLDSLVLQEPIVFDWWIGGLVLVGLSVAALIAGASIFANRQYHV, from the coding sequence ATGGCAACTCAAGATCGAAATCTGGGCGTTGCCCACCTGCTCATGACCCTGATTGGCGTGCAGCTCAAAATGAGTTTTCGAGCACGAAAGACATGGGCACTCGCCGTGGTCCAACTCCTGCCCGTCATCGGCGCCTTCATCTACGTGATTTTTGAGAACGTGGATGGGATGACCATGTTCACGGGCATCACCGAGAAGGTCACGCTGACGTTCCTCGTCCCACTCGCCGCGATCTTCTTTGGAGGTCCAGCCATTGTCGACGAGATGGAAGGACGAACCCTGACGTACCTGACTCTTCGACCCTTGCCCAAACCAATGATTCTGATTGGCAAAGTGGCGGCGGGTTCGATCATCGCGTGTGTTCTCACGATCATCCCTGTCGTGGCCTTATTCGGGATCTGTGCGACTCAAGCCGACCCTGCCGAATTGATGGGTGCGTTCGGAAAAGCAGCGGGCGCCGTGGTCATCGGTACGATCGCCTATACAACGATTTTTGCGGCACTCGGCGCTGCCTTTGCGTCCACATTGCTCGCAAGTATCGTGTACTTCGTAGTCTTCGAGATGGTGCTCGCCACGCTCCCTATCCTTGAACTTCTGAGCGTGCGCTACTATATGCGAACATTCGGCGGCTTCAGCGCCACCGATAGACTCGGCATGCTCGACAGTCTCGTTCTGCAGGAGCCCATCGTCTTTGACTGGTGGATCGGCGGTTTGGTGCTCGTCGGGCTTTCGGTAGCCGCGCTGATCGCGGGTGCCTCGATCTTCGCCAATCGCCAATACCACGTCTGA
- a CDS encoding ABC transporter ATP-binding protein: protein MSEKEKNIPLIGSGDPVIAVRRASLWYGQVIGINDITLDIGSGVIGLLGPNGAGKSTFMKVLTGQLHPSTGGVAIHGKLVWNNPEIMSKVGFVPEQDAFYEEMTGLEFVTFLTQLQGFSKEKAAELAKDAIAEVSLTKEQDRPIHTYSKGMRQRIKIAQALAHKPQILFMDEPLTGTDPVGRRHIIELIKKVGEQGSTVIVSSHILHEVEQMTSNILLINKGRVIADGNVYRIREMIDEHPHTIFIEADKNREFAALLSKFDDVVEIRFLERGFQIATRNPDACYDRIPRMALEHKIELKQYASQDNNLMAVFNYLVR from the coding sequence GTGAGCGAGAAAGAAAAGAACATCCCTCTGATCGGCTCAGGCGATCCCGTTATTGCCGTTCGGCGCGCAAGCCTTTGGTACGGACAAGTCATCGGCATCAACGATATCACCCTTGATATCGGAAGTGGCGTGATCGGCCTGCTCGGCCCCAATGGCGCCGGGAAGTCAACGTTTATGAAGGTTCTCACGGGCCAACTCCATCCCTCCACGGGCGGAGTTGCTATCCATGGCAAACTGGTTTGGAACAATCCTGAAATCATGAGCAAAGTAGGGTTTGTCCCTGAGCAGGATGCTTTCTATGAGGAAATGACAGGGCTGGAGTTCGTGACTTTCTTGACCCAGCTCCAGGGGTTCAGCAAGGAGAAAGCGGCCGAGCTCGCCAAAGATGCGATCGCTGAAGTCAGTCTAACCAAAGAGCAAGATCGACCGATTCACACGTACTCCAAGGGTATGCGTCAACGTATCAAGATCGCTCAGGCCTTGGCCCATAAACCGCAGATCCTCTTCATGGACGAGCCGCTCACAGGAACCGATCCAGTGGGTAGACGCCATATCATCGAGCTGATCAAGAAGGTGGGAGAGCAAGGCAGCACGGTCATCGTCTCTAGCCATATCCTTCATGAGGTCGAGCAGATGACCTCAAACATCCTGCTCATCAACAAGGGCCGAGTTATCGCGGATGGAAACGTCTACCGTATTCGCGAAATGATCGATGAGCATCCTCACACGATCTTCATTGAAGCGGACAAGAATCGAGAGTTCGCGGCCCTTCTTTCCAAGTTTGATGATGTGGTGGAAATCCGTTTCCTTGAACGCGGATTTCAAATCGCCACGCGAAATCCGGACGCATGTTACGACCGCATTCCGCGCATGGCTCTTGAGCACAAAATCGAACTCAAACAATACGCCTCTCAGGACAATAACCTGATGGCTGTCTTCAACTACCTGGTGCGTTGA
- a CDS encoding ABC transporter permease, whose amino-acid sequence MAIHDQNYTRYDGVLRESGAWWVIARTSLRTYLSFLRTKLILLGLWAVGPGIAIFLVILEYAVSGQVAKFTEPAPPSGNHIVYFIQAQAFSLAVLYAASGCGVISEDLRYRTFQLFFSKPISRPDYALGKYLGLFLLGSLVTVIPALIVGGLRIAFYLQNEFLKDVVGQIAIGIGLSFALNAIVTAIVVGLSSLTPRTGYVVLSWIGVVIVPLIMSGIVAVATGGADWAHLWSLTGNILVASKHLLTEETFDAPIWVSYVIPAVVTGLGIASMARRISKLEGVA is encoded by the coding sequence ATGGCTATCCACGACCAAAACTACACGCGTTACGACGGCGTGCTGCGGGAATCCGGCGCATGGTGGGTCATCGCCCGAACCTCGCTTCGTACATATCTGAGCTTCCTCAGGACCAAACTCATCTTGCTCGGTCTTTGGGCCGTGGGCCCCGGCATCGCCATTTTCCTCGTGATTTTGGAGTATGCCGTCAGTGGCCAGGTGGCAAAATTCACCGAGCCAGCTCCCCCGAGCGGAAACCATATCGTCTATTTCATCCAGGCCCAGGCATTTAGTCTCGCTGTACTCTATGCGGCGAGCGGATGTGGTGTGATTAGCGAGGACCTCAGGTACCGAACCTTTCAGCTATTCTTCAGTAAGCCCATCTCGAGGCCAGACTATGCGCTTGGGAAGTACCTCGGGCTCTTTCTGCTGGGCTCACTCGTCACGGTCATCCCTGCGTTGATCGTGGGAGGCTTGAGAATCGCTTTCTACCTTCAGAACGAGTTCTTAAAGGACGTGGTAGGGCAAATCGCCATCGGCATCGGGCTTTCATTTGCACTCAACGCCATCGTTACAGCAATCGTGGTTGGGCTGAGCTCCTTGACCCCGCGAACCGGCTACGTGGTGCTCTCGTGGATCGGCGTGGTCATCGTACCCTTGATCATGAGTGGTATCGTGGCGGTCGCCACTGGAGGTGCCGATTGGGCGCACCTCTGGAGCCTGACCGGCAATATTTTGGTGGCGTCCAAACATCTTCTCACAGAAGAGACGTTTGATGCCCCTATCTGGGTATCTTATGTGATTCCGGCCGTGGTTACCGGTCTAGGCATCGCCTCTATGGCTCGACGAATTTCCAAACTTGAGGGGGTCGCGTGA
- a CDS encoding ABC transporter ATP-binding protein, with the protein MLFDLDNIHKHYGDFHALKGVTLRVPEGSVGLLGPNGAGKSTLIKALLGLLDFSSGSASVLGCRLPDEALKVRQLVGYMPENDCYLPYMTAVQYVSFGGELAGMPRAEAFRRAHEVLYYVGLGEARYRQLSGFSTGMKQRVKLAQAIVQGPKLVFLDEPTNGLDPKGRDEMLELIEDVKSRGVNVVLSSHLLPDVERVCESVIMLNQGEVIFQGAIDELKSGGEAMIEIETKDKNEALKAVLEAEGIRAIVEGLRLKVYLPEGHERTKVLELAVQNDIQIRHFVPGELTLENAFLGLLEANA; encoded by the coding sequence GTGCTCTTCGATCTGGATAATATTCACAAGCATTACGGGGATTTTCATGCCCTTAAAGGCGTCACGCTACGCGTGCCCGAAGGCTCGGTTGGCCTCCTCGGCCCGAACGGTGCCGGAAAGTCCACGCTCATTAAGGCGCTCCTGGGACTTCTGGACTTCTCCAGTGGGTCGGCATCCGTGCTCGGCTGCCGACTTCCGGACGAGGCGCTAAAAGTTCGACAACTCGTTGGCTACATGCCGGAAAACGATTGTTACCTCCCCTATATGACGGCGGTTCAATACGTCTCATTTGGTGGAGAGCTGGCTGGCATGCCGCGTGCCGAGGCATTCCGCCGCGCTCACGAAGTCCTCTACTACGTTGGCCTTGGAGAGGCCCGCTACAGGCAGCTTAGCGGGTTCTCAACAGGTATGAAGCAGCGCGTTAAACTCGCCCAGGCTATCGTCCAGGGCCCTAAGCTGGTCTTCCTCGACGAGCCGACCAACGGACTTGACCCAAAAGGGCGAGATGAGATGCTCGAGCTGATTGAAGACGTCAAATCGCGCGGCGTGAACGTGGTGCTCTCGAGCCATCTCCTTCCCGATGTTGAGAGGGTTTGCGAATCCGTGATCATGCTCAATCAGGGAGAGGTCATCTTTCAGGGCGCTATCGACGAACTCAAGTCTGGCGGCGAAGCCATGATCGAGATCGAGACCAAAGACAAAAATGAGGCGCTCAAAGCCGTGCTCGAAGCCGAGGGAATCCGCGCTATCGTTGAAGGACTACGGCTCAAAGTCTACCTCCCAGAGGGGCACGAACGCACAAAAGTGCTTGAGCTCGCCGTTCAAAACGATATTCAAATCCGCCATTTTGTTCCTGGCGAACTCACCCTTGAGAACGCATTTCTCGGACTTCTGGAGGCGAACGCCTAA
- a CDS encoding serine/threonine protein kinase, with protein sequence MSAQNFIGQRLFGDYEITKLLGEGGMGSVYLAKNPLIGHDIAVKFLHGSAAQSSEIRQRFQREAQVITMLSHPNIVRVLVFGRIEPRGNVSETLYMAMEFVRGGTLREKLAKGLLDEITVIKILKQCCSALAEAHDLKIVHRDLKPDNILLMDFRGEANFVKVLDFGIAKLVDQGSQEHQLTQAGIVYGTPEYLSPEQAQAQPLDQRTDIYSLGVILYEMMTGRVPFQSSSAVQVLTMHVFNPPTPAEQVAPNRVSPTMAAIINKAMAKDPKQRFGDAMELFRALDAREREILAEGRVSASAAYYPGNELTGIFQAVPTQAPHGVGVQPQGQAQQQGPSANFPQAAPPQQMQRPASSTVATSAATQKKIMIAVIIAVSFALVAVLVAVAFFLVK encoded by the coding sequence ATGTCGGCTCAAAACTTTATTGGCCAGCGCCTCTTCGGAGACTACGAGATCACCAAACTCCTCGGCGAAGGAGGCATGGGCTCAGTCTATTTAGCCAAGAACCCGCTTATCGGTCACGATATCGCCGTCAAGTTTCTTCACGGCAGTGCCGCTCAGAGCTCTGAGATCCGCCAGCGATTCCAGCGCGAGGCTCAAGTCATCACCATGCTCTCGCACCCGAATATCGTACGCGTGCTGGTATTTGGACGGATTGAGCCACGTGGGAACGTCTCCGAGACGCTCTATATGGCGATGGAATTCGTCCGAGGCGGAACGCTTAGAGAGAAGCTTGCAAAGGGCCTGCTCGACGAGATCACGGTCATCAAGATTCTGAAGCAGTGTTGCTCAGCACTGGCCGAAGCCCACGACCTCAAGATCGTTCACCGAGACCTTAAGCCTGACAATATCCTGCTCATGGATTTCCGCGGCGAGGCGAATTTCGTCAAGGTTTTGGACTTCGGGATCGCGAAACTCGTGGACCAGGGAAGCCAAGAACATCAGCTCACGCAGGCCGGAATTGTGTACGGAACGCCGGAGTATCTCTCTCCGGAACAAGCTCAGGCGCAGCCGCTAGACCAACGCACCGACATCTACAGTCTCGGCGTGATCCTTTACGAAATGATGACAGGCAGAGTCCCGTTCCAGTCGAGCTCGGCGGTTCAAGTGCTCACGATGCACGTATTCAACCCGCCTACGCCCGCAGAACAAGTGGCTCCAAACCGCGTCAGTCCTACCATGGCCGCGATCATCAACAAGGCCATGGCCAAGGATCCAAAGCAGCGCTTTGGGGACGCGATGGAGCTCTTCCGAGCTCTCGATGCCCGCGAACGCGAGATTCTGGCCGAGGGCCGAGTGAGCGCATCAGCGGCCTATTACCCGGGCAATGAGCTCACCGGAATTTTTCAAGCCGTTCCCACCCAGGCGCCGCACGGCGTCGGAGTACAGCCTCAAGGGCAAGCGCAGCAGCAAGGCCCTTCAGCGAATTTCCCGCAAGCGGCACCGCCTCAGCAGATGCAACGTCCGGCTTCTTCAACGGTTGCGACCAGTGCGGCTACTCAGAAGAAGATCATGATCGCTGTGATCATCGCAGTATCGTTTGCCCTCGTTGCCGTACTTGTGGCTGTGGCTTTCTTCCTCGTTAAATAA
- a CDS encoding lmo0937 family membrane protein codes for MLWTIAVILLVLWVLGLVSSYTLNGFIHLLLVVAVIVVLIRVIQGRKPL; via the coding sequence ATGTTGTGGACCATTGCAGTCATTCTTCTCGTACTCTGGGTACTCGGACTGGTATCATCGTATACCTTGAACGGGTTCATCCACCTCCTCCTTGTAGTCGCCGTGATCGTCGTACTCATCCGGGTCATTCAGGGACGAAAGCCTTTGTAA
- the pgi gene encoding glucose-6-phosphate isomerase: MIRLTETKAWKDLESHANQMKSASIRELFANEGRAKALSVEAEGVFADFSKQRLNEETIGLLVTLAREMSVPAKIEAMFSGAELNPTEGRAVLHVALRAPSDAVIEVDGENVIPGVHAVLARMRDFSRRIRSGAWKGHTGKPIRNVVNIGIGGSDLGPVMAYEALKHFSDRELTFRFVSNVDATDFYEATYDLDPAETLFIVASKTFTTQETMTNAQSARRWLVQTLGESAVDKHFVALSTNRVGVEAFGIDPENMFEFWDWVGGRYSMTSAIGLSTMIAIGPENFDEMLGGFHAMDTHFRRTPLEENLPVLMALVGIWNTNFLDAKAQAILPYEQYLKRFPAYLQQLVMESNGKRVTLDGEAVDYRTCPVFFGEPGTNGQHSFYQLIHQGTEFIPCDFIGFLKPTHDFSNHHPQLLANMLAQAEALAFGKTEDEVREEGVRQWVAHRVFEGNRGSTTILLDELTPAALGKLVSLYEHMVFVQGVIWNIGSFDQWGVQLGKVLASKILPELEGAPLGPHDASTRALIERFRG; the protein is encoded by the coding sequence GTGATTAGACTGACCGAAACGAAGGCGTGGAAGGACCTAGAATCACACGCAAACCAGATGAAGAGCGCTTCGATTCGAGAGCTTTTTGCCAACGAAGGGCGTGCCAAGGCTTTAAGTGTTGAAGCCGAAGGCGTGTTCGCAGATTTCTCGAAACAAAGACTCAATGAGGAAACCATCGGGTTACTCGTAACTCTGGCGCGCGAAATGAGCGTGCCTGCCAAGATCGAGGCGATGTTCTCTGGAGCCGAGCTCAATCCCACGGAAGGACGAGCCGTCCTACATGTGGCCTTGCGTGCTCCCTCAGATGCCGTGATTGAAGTGGACGGAGAAAATGTCATTCCTGGGGTGCATGCGGTCCTGGCGAGAATGCGGGATTTTTCGCGGCGGATCCGAAGCGGAGCGTGGAAGGGGCACACCGGGAAACCAATTCGGAATGTGGTGAATATCGGAATTGGCGGCTCGGATTTGGGCCCTGTGATGGCCTACGAAGCCCTCAAGCATTTCTCGGATCGAGAGCTCACGTTTCGCTTTGTATCAAATGTAGATGCGACCGATTTTTACGAGGCGACCTACGACCTCGACCCCGCAGAGACGCTCTTTATCGTAGCCTCCAAGACCTTTACGACCCAGGAGACGATGACCAACGCTCAGTCTGCTCGTCGATGGCTTGTTCAGACGTTGGGCGAGAGCGCCGTGGACAAGCATTTTGTCGCGCTTTCCACCAATCGTGTGGGCGTTGAGGCTTTCGGGATCGACCCCGAAAACATGTTTGAGTTCTGGGATTGGGTCGGCGGGCGTTATTCGATGACGTCGGCGATCGGGTTGTCCACGATGATCGCGATTGGTCCTGAGAATTTTGACGAGATGCTCGGCGGTTTCCACGCGATGGACACTCACTTTCGCAGAACACCACTCGAGGAGAACCTGCCTGTTTTGATGGCGTTGGTCGGCATCTGGAACACCAATTTTCTGGATGCAAAAGCGCAAGCCATTTTGCCGTACGAACAATATCTGAAGCGCTTTCCCGCGTATCTTCAGCAATTGGTGATGGAGAGTAATGGCAAGCGTGTGACCCTTGATGGCGAGGCCGTGGATTACCGGACGTGTCCGGTCTTTTTTGGGGAGCCGGGCACAAACGGCCAGCACTCGTTCTATCAGCTCATTCATCAAGGAACGGAGTTTATACCGTGTGATTTCATCGGGTTTCTCAAGCCCACCCACGATTTTTCGAACCACCATCCGCAACTCTTGGCGAATATGCTCGCCCAGGCAGAGGCCTTGGCGTTTGGGAAAACCGAGGACGAGGTCAGAGAAGAAGGTGTGAGGCAGTGGGTGGCGCACCGAGTTTTTGAGGGAAATCGCGGGTCGACCACGATACTGCTCGATGAATTGACGCCTGCGGCGCTCGGAAAGCTGGTGAGTCTCTACGAACACATGGTCTTTGTTCAAGGTGTGATCTGGAATATCGGGAGCTTCGATCAGTGGGGCGTGCAGCTTGGGAAAGTCCTGGCTTCTAAGATATTACCAGAACTCGAAGGCGCCCCGTTGGGACCACACGATGCGTCCACGCGTGCCCTCATCGAGAGGTTTCGCGGCTAG
- a CDS encoding putative metal-binding motif-containing protein, protein MKIYSLLALLALLVGCAEAESGSGPGQDTNNGTMPTEDACLDNDLDGYFGRTSACPNGTDCNDFDANINAGATEIPGNGIDENCDSMDGMREVECDDADGDGFRDKACGGTDCDDSNPDVNPRATETCGNSVDEDCDDMDLECAEGCFDEDGDGYGTDGSTGCPGGDEIDCNDDDASINPGAAEICNQIDDNCNDETDECGLEGQVCVDGSCQGGAGAQCENNNECAGSSLTCDFTQDPKVCKANEDGACATTDDCVNGLVCEDNVCTGDFCAVNTCSGDYAHCNDEGGYCSECPYWDVQNADAACSGLEQCAPGGWCAANFDILTSDPIEGSDATDDLLWVSIAIAECWMDKKPAGDKDMCYAMWIFNDVTQTITESMVEDAYVDGDLDGLLFEDEDDALKDVWGVGLFNLKEMEWKADMVPGTAKEVCIWYQPGGFFGGEAIVVDRCENFSP, encoded by the coding sequence ATGAAGATTTACTCATTGTTAGCGCTTCTAGCGCTTCTCGTCGGGTGCGCGGAGGCGGAATCTGGTTCTGGCCCTGGGCAAGATACGAATAATGGAACGATGCCCACCGAGGATGCCTGTTTGGACAACGACTTGGATGGTTATTTTGGGCGTACCTCGGCGTGCCCCAACGGCACGGATTGCAACGATTTTGACGCGAATATCAACGCTGGGGCTACTGAGATTCCGGGCAATGGTATCGATGAGAATTGCGACTCGATGGACGGGATGCGCGAGGTGGAATGCGACGATGCCGATGGCGATGGATTCCGCGATAAGGCGTGTGGTGGAACGGATTGCGATGACTCCAATCCAGACGTGAACCCCCGAGCTACTGAAACCTGTGGGAACTCCGTAGACGAAGACTGTGACGATATGGACCTCGAATGTGCCGAAGGGTGTTTCGATGAAGACGGCGACGGCTACGGAACGGATGGCTCCACAGGATGTCCCGGCGGTGATGAGATCGACTGTAATGATGATGACGCTTCGATCAATCCTGGCGCGGCAGAGATCTGCAACCAGATCGACGATAACTGCAACGATGAAACCGACGAATGTGGCCTCGAAGGGCAGGTGTGTGTGGACGGCTCGTGCCAGGGTGGGGCTGGCGCTCAATGCGAAAACAACAACGAATGTGCGGGCTCGTCATTGACGTGCGACTTCACTCAAGACCCTAAGGTCTGCAAGGCCAACGAAGATGGGGCATGTGCCACGACCGACGATTGCGTCAACGGTCTCGTGTGCGAGGATAACGTGTGTACGGGCGATTTCTGCGCCGTAAACACGTGTTCCGGAGACTATGCGCATTGTAATGACGAAGGCGGCTATTGTTCGGAATGCCCTTATTGGGACGTGCAAAACGCCGATGCTGCCTGCTCGGGCCTTGAGCAATGTGCGCCGGGAGGCTGGTGTGCGGCCAACTTCGATATTCTGACCTCAGATCCTATCGAGGGTTCGGACGCCACCGACGATCTGCTCTGGGTATCGATCGCCATCGCTGAATGCTGGATGGACAAGAAGCCAGCCGGTGACAAAGACATGTGCTACGCCATGTGGATCTTCAACGATGTCACCCAAACGATCACAGAATCTATGGTTGAGGACGCCTATGTGGATGGAGACTTGGACGGGCTTCTCTTCGAGGACGAAGACGACGCCCTAAAGGATGTCTGGGGTGTTGGACTCTTCAATCTCAAGGAAATGGAGTGGAAGGCCGATATGGTTCCGGGCACCGCAAAAGAGGTGTGTATCTGGTACCAACCCGGCGGATTCTTTGGTGGAGAGGCCATTGTGGTAGACCGCTGCGAGAATTTCAGTCCTTGA